The genome window CAACATAGTCGGCCTGAAACAAAGAAGGCCCCCGCTGCACTCCAGTCGGGGGCCTGTCGCTAACGTATGAAGCGGTCCACACTAATCGCGGCCGCCATGTAACTTGAACAAGCCGTCGGCTGAGGTAATGGATGAAATCGCGTGTTTATACAGCAAAAAGTCGCCGCCGCTCTCAATCAGCACACAGAAATTATCAAACGATTTGATATAACCCTGCAACTGTTCACCCGACATCATGACAACGGTAATTTTAACGCGCTCTTTACGCGCTTGGTTCAAATACTGATCCTGAATGTTAAACGGTGTTTTTGCCATGACCTTCACTCCTTCAATAAATGCATTTAAATAAAATTTTCAATCCATGCAAGGATACTATCAAACCTACTAT of Desulfuromonas acetoxidans DSM 684 contains these proteins:
- the hfq gene encoding RNA chaperone Hfq, with the translated sequence MAKTPFNIQDQYLNQARKERVKITVVMMSGEQLQGYIKSFDNFCVLIESGGDFLLYKHAISSITSADGLFKLHGGRD